In the Phaeobacter gallaeciensis genome, one interval contains:
- the purM gene encoding phosphoribosylformylglycinamidine cyclo-ligase, translating to MTSGKNGLTYADAGVDIDAGNALVDRIKPAAKRTNRSGVMSGLGGFGALFDLKAAGYNDPILVGATDGVGTKLRIAIDTGVVDGVGIDLVAMCVNDLVCQGAEPLFFLDYFATGKLDTETAARIIEGIAEGCVRSGCALIGGETAEMPGMYPEGDFDLAGFAVGAMERGTALPEGVEEGDVLLGLASDGVHSNGYSLVRKLVEVSGLGWDADCPFAEGTLGEALLTPTRLYVKQSLAAVRAGGVHALAHITGGGLTENLPRVLPEGLGADIDLSAWDLPPVFKWMAETGGIAEAEMLKTFNCGIGMILSVSADRADALTEVLEGEGETVSRLGTVTAGEGMRYSGKLL from the coding sequence ATGACCAGCGGCAAGAACGGTTTGACCTATGCGGATGCAGGTGTGGACATTGATGCAGGAAATGCATTGGTGGACCGGATCAAGCCGGCCGCGAAACGCACCAATCGCTCTGGCGTGATGAGCGGTCTGGGCGGTTTTGGAGCGCTGTTTGATCTGAAAGCCGCCGGCTACAATGATCCGATCCTGGTTGGCGCCACCGATGGCGTCGGCACCAAGCTGCGCATCGCCATCGACACCGGCGTGGTGGACGGCGTCGGCATCGATCTGGTTGCCATGTGCGTCAACGATCTGGTCTGTCAGGGCGCCGAACCTTTGTTCTTCCTTGACTATTTCGCCACCGGCAAGCTGGACACAGAAACCGCCGCCCGCATCATCGAAGGCATCGCCGAGGGCTGCGTGCGCTCTGGCTGCGCGCTGATCGGCGGCGAGACGGCAGAAATGCCGGGCATGTATCCCGAAGGCGATTTCGACCTTGCGGGTTTTGCCGTCGGCGCGATGGAGCGCGGCACCGCGCTGCCCGAAGGCGTGGAAGAGGGTGATGTCCTGTTGGGGCTGGCCTCGGACGGGGTGCATTCCAACGGCTATTCGCTGGTGCGCAAGCTGGTCGAGGTTTCCGGCCTCGGCTGGGATGCTGATTGTCCCTTTGCCGAAGGTACTCTGGGGGAGGCGCTGCTGACTCCGACCCGGCTATATGTGAAACAATCGCTGGCGGCGGTGCGGGCAGGGGGCGTGCATGCGCTGGCCCATATCACCGGCGGCGGGCTGACCGAGAACCTGCCGCGGGTGCTGCCCGAAGGGCTGGGCGCCGATATCGACCTCAGCGCCTGGGACCTGCCGCCTGTGTTTAAATGGATGGCGGAAACCGGCGGCATCGCCGAGGCAGAAATGCTGAAGACCTTCAATTGCGGCATTGGTATGATCCTGTCGGTCTCTGCCGACCGCGCAGATGCGCTGACCGAGGTTCTGGAAGGCGAAGGCGAGACCGTCAGCCGCCTTGGTACGGTGACTGCGGGCGAGGGTATGCGTTATTCGGGCAAGCTGCTGTGA
- the purN gene encoding phosphoribosylglycinamide formyltransferase, with the protein MSHKKVAILISGGGSNMVSLLESMTGDHPARPCLVLSNNADAGGLKKAAAAGVATAVVDHRPFKGDREAFEAELVKPILEAGADIVCLAGFMRVLTAGFVSQFQGRMLNIHPSLLPKYKGLHTHARALEAGDKEHGCTVHEVTPALDDGPVLGQARVPILPGDTPEDLAQRVLVKEHLLYPAVLRRYAAGDRTPVLID; encoded by the coding sequence GTGAGCCACAAGAAGGTTGCCATTCTGATTTCGGGCGGCGGCTCCAATATGGTGTCGCTGCTGGAAAGCATGACCGGAGACCATCCGGCGCGCCCTTGTCTGGTGCTGTCCAACAATGCCGATGCGGGCGGGCTGAAGAAGGCCGCCGCTGCCGGTGTTGCCACCGCAGTGGTGGATCACCGCCCGTTCAAGGGCGACCGCGAGGCGTTTGAGGCGGAACTGGTCAAACCCATTCTGGAGGCGGGCGCCGATATCGTCTGCCTTGCCGGGTTCATGCGGGTTCTGACCGCTGGTTTCGTGTCGCAGTTTCAGGGCCGGATGTTGAATATCCACCCGTCGCTGCTGCCCAAATACAAGGGGCTGCACACCCACGCACGCGCGCTGGAGGCTGGCGACAAGGAACACGGCTGCACCGTGCACGAGGTCACGCCCGCGTTGGATGATGGCCCGGTTCTGGGGCAGGCGCGGGTTCCGATCCTACCGGGGGACACGCCCGAGGATCTGGCCCAGCGGGTTCTGGTCAAGGAACATCTGCTCTATCCGGCAGTGCTGCGTCGTTACGCAGCCGGGGACCGGACACCGGTTCTGATCGACTGA
- the rnd gene encoding ribonuclease D — MKTLTTTVELTAFCQEAAKHDYVTVDTEFLRERTYYSKLCLIQLAFSGDGETDAVLVDPLADGLSLEPLYTLFRDESVVKVFHAARQDLEIFWVDAGVFPKPLFDTQVAAMVCGFGEQVGYETLVRKIVKQGLDKTSRFTDWSRRPLSDAQKTYALADVTHLRRIYEYLAAELDRSGRSHWVAEELQVLTDPATYDIRPQEAWRRIKTRTTSGKFLAVVRELAAFREDYAQRNNVPRNRVFKDDALVELASTKPRTGSDLGGSRLLLREARKGAIAEGILEAVGRGVNCPPEKQPKPDRSREKLQVNPALADLLRVLLKAKTESSGVAAKLIAPSADLDAIAAGQRDVAALTGWRREVFGADALRLCDGEIALAAQGQSVKVVSL, encoded by the coding sequence ATGAAAACACTCACCACCACCGTAGAGTTGACTGCCTTCTGTCAGGAGGCTGCCAAGCATGACTATGTGACGGTGGATACCGAGTTCCTGCGCGAGCGTACCTATTATTCCAAGCTGTGCCTGATCCAGCTGGCGTTTTCCGGCGATGGTGAAACGGACGCGGTGCTGGTCGATCCGCTGGCCGACGGTCTGTCTCTGGAGCCGCTTTACACGCTGTTCCGCGATGAAAGCGTGGTGAAGGTGTTCCATGCCGCGCGGCAGGATCTGGAGATTTTCTGGGTCGATGCGGGCGTTTTCCCGAAACCGCTGTTCGACACGCAGGTGGCCGCCATGGTCTGCGGATTTGGCGAACAGGTGGGCTATGAAACTCTGGTGCGCAAGATCGTGAAACAGGGGCTCGACAAGACCTCGCGGTTTACCGACTGGTCGCGCCGCCCCTTAAGTGATGCGCAGAAAACCTATGCGTTGGCGGATGTGACCCACCTGCGCCGGATCTATGAATACCTCGCGGCTGAGCTGGACCGCAGCGGTCGCAGTCATTGGGTGGCCGAGGAACTGCAGGTTCTGACCGACCCAGCTACTTATGACATTCGCCCGCAAGAGGCCTGGCGCCGGATCAAGACCCGCACCACCTCGGGTAAATTCCTGGCCGTGGTGCGCGAGCTGGCGGCCTTCCGCGAAGATTACGCACAGCGCAACAACGTGCCGCGCAACCGTGTGTTCAAGGACGACGCACTGGTCGAGCTGGCCTCGACCAAACCGCGCACCGGATCGGATCTGGGTGGTTCGCGCCTGCTGCTGCGCGAGGCCCGCAAGGGCGCCATCGCCGAAGGTATTTTGGAGGCAGTTGGCCGCGGTGTGAACTGCCCGCCGGAAAAACAGCCCAAGCCCGACCGCAGCCGTGAAAAACTGCAGGTCAATCCCGCGCTTGCGGACCTGTTGCGGGTACTGCTGAAGGCAAAGACCGAAAGTTCAGGCGTCGCGGCCAAGCTGATCGCGCCTAGCGCTGATCTGGATGCTATCGCCGCCGGGCAGCGCGATGTGGCGGCCCTGACGGGCTGGCGCCGCGAAGTCTTTGGTGCCGATGCGCTACGTCTGTGTGACGGGGAAATCGCGCTGGCGGCGCAGGGGCAATCCGTGAAGGTTGTTTCCCTCTAA
- a CDS encoding SufE family protein, with translation MASAAFEEIVEDFEFLEDWEDRYRHVIDQGKEMTPLDDALKVPATKVEGCASQVWLHPVIEGGRFHFDGDSDAMIVRGLISVLRSLYNGLTLAEVLAVDAKAELGRLGLNDHLSAQRSNGLRAMIERIRETAAAAT, from the coding sequence ATGGCCAGCGCCGCATTTGAAGAGATCGTCGAGGACTTCGAATTCCTGGAAGACTGGGAAGACCGCTATCGCCATGTCATCGATCAGGGCAAGGAAATGACCCCGCTGGACGATGCGCTGAAGGTCCCCGCAACCAAGGTCGAAGGCTGCGCCAGTCAGGTCTGGCTGCATCCGGTGATCGAAGGCGGCCGGTTCCATTTTGACGGCGACAGCGACGCGATGATCGTGCGTGGTCTGATTTCGGTTCTGCGGTCGCTTTATAACGGGTTGACGCTGGCCGAGGTTCTGGCCGTGGATGCCAAGGCTGAACTGGGCCGCTTGGGGCTGAACGATCACCTTTCGGCGCAGCGCTCCAACGGTCTGCGCGCCATGATCGAGCGGATCCGCGAGACCGCCGCCGCCGCGACCTGA
- a CDS encoding helix-turn-helix transcriptional regulator, which yields MAKSDRLFRLLHLIRGLRPPVTAARLAAAMEVSERTIYRDIDSLRAAGARIEGEAGLGYTMTEDPALPPQTFSQIELEALMLGLADVNQRGDADLAQAANDALIKILATLPERQQRQAMHAVNLVHRFNAPPQATIDMTLLREAMWAEEALDIGYRDLQDARTQRRIYPLALSYNDRTVMLLAWCCKRRDFRFFHVTRIEGYEQTGESFRPRRVALLREFIEQLKARCEPSQTGFPS from the coding sequence ATGGCCAAAAGCGACCGACTGTTCCGACTGCTGCACCTGATCCGGGGTCTGCGCCCGCCGGTAACGGCTGCGCGGCTTGCTGCTGCAATGGAGGTATCCGAGCGCACGATCTATCGCGACATCGACAGCCTGCGCGCCGCCGGGGCCCGGATCGAAGGCGAGGCAGGTCTCGGCTACACCATGACCGAGGACCCTGCCCTGCCACCGCAGACCTTTAGCCAGATCGAACTGGAGGCCCTGATGCTGGGGCTGGCCGATGTGAACCAGCGGGGTGATGCGGATCTGGCGCAGGCGGCAAATGATGCATTGATCAAGATTCTGGCTACCCTGCCCGAACGCCAGCAGCGCCAAGCAATGCATGCGGTCAATCTGGTACACCGGTTCAATGCGCCGCCGCAGGCGACGATCGACATGACCCTTCTGCGCGAGGCGATGTGGGCCGAGGAGGCGCTGGATATTGGCTATCGCGATCTGCAGGACGCGCGCACGCAGCGGCGGATCTATCCGCTGGCCCTGTCGTACAATGATCGCACTGTAATGCTGCTCGCCTGGTGTTGCAAACGGCGGGATTTCCGTTTCTTTCACGTCACCCGCATCGAAGGCTACGAGCAAACCGGCGAAAGCTTTCGCCCGCGCAGGGTTGCCCTGCTCAGAGAGTTTATCGAACAGCTAAAGGCGCGCTGTGAACCATCCCAGACAGGGTTCCCTTCATAG
- a CDS encoding glutathione S-transferase family protein, with protein sequence MPTLYHSPHSRSSRVIAQLMLIGKLDAVDVVIVDVARGDGTGRHDPRNVHPEGKVPYLITDDGQEVRESAAIMMYFDELFGQPLSPKIGTPMRGSFLSWMSYYGGVMEPVIVSAFSGIDHPAITGNFRGMAEVCTALEAGLKDRPFLLGEDIGIADILLASPFQWAPHLMPDSPAIKAWVKRVGDALDGSALATFEDKAVAELGALQSA encoded by the coding sequence ATGCCCACTCTCTATCATTCCCCCCACAGCCGCTCCTCTCGCGTGATTGCCCAGCTCATGCTGATCGGCAAGCTGGACGCGGTCGATGTCGTCATCGTAGATGTCGCACGCGGTGATGGCACCGGGCGTCACGACCCGCGCAATGTCCATCCCGAAGGCAAGGTGCCCTATCTGATCACCGATGACGGGCAAGAGGTCCGCGAAAGCGCCGCGATCATGATGTATTTCGATGAGCTCTTCGGTCAGCCGCTAAGCCCTAAGATCGGCACCCCTATGCGTGGGAGCTTCCTAAGCTGGATGAGCTATTATGGCGGCGTCATGGAACCCGTCATCGTGTCCGCCTTCTCCGGCATTGACCATCCGGCGATCACCGGGAATTTTCGTGGGATGGCAGAGGTTTGCACCGCACTGGAGGCGGGCTTGAAGGATCGGCCGTTCCTGTTGGGAGAGGACATTGGTATTGCAGACATCCTTCTGGCTTCACCCTTTCAATGGGCGCCCCATCTGATGCCGGACAGTCCTGCGATCAAGGCCTGGGTCAAACGGGTTGGCGATGCCTTGGATGGTTCGGCGCTGGCGACTTTCGAGGACAAGGCGGTGGCGGAGCTCGGTGCGTTGCAAAGCGCCTGA
- a CDS encoding DUF1638 domain-containing protein, with translation MARKGRAARLNERAAFRPPTGRSLDTASLAEQGLAAPEKKTGRILLIGCGALAREILDIKEKNGLDHMDLTCLPAKLHIYPDKITEAVEEAVLKHQQVYDQIYVVYADCGTGGTLEKRCAELGVELVPGPHCYAFFEGNEAFAQKADEGEITAFYLTDFLVKQFDAFVWRPMGLDKHPELRDMVFGNYTKLVYQSQISDPALVEKARACADRMGLEFEHRHTGYGDLETAIRRWGARDTLD, from the coding sequence TTGGCACGCAAAGGACGCGCAGCCCGCCTGAATGAGCGGGCTGCCTTCCGCCCCCCAACCGGGCGCAGTCTCGATACCGCCTCCCTTGCGGAACAGGGGCTGGCCGCCCCCGAGAAAAAGACCGGGCGCATCCTGCTGATCGGATGTGGCGCCCTGGCCCGGGAAATCCTTGATATCAAGGAAAAGAACGGTCTGGATCACATGGATCTGACCTGCCTGCCCGCGAAACTGCATATCTATCCCGACAAGATCACCGAAGCCGTCGAAGAGGCCGTGCTGAAACACCAGCAGGTCTACGACCAGATCTATGTGGTCTATGCCGATTGCGGCACTGGCGGTACGCTCGAAAAGCGCTGCGCAGAACTGGGCGTGGAACTGGTGCCCGGCCCGCATTGCTATGCCTTTTTCGAGGGAAACGAAGCCTTTGCTCAAAAGGCTGACGAGGGCGAAATCACCGCCTTTTACCTCACCGATTTTCTGGTCAAACAGTTCGACGCCTTTGTCTGGCGTCCCATGGGGCTGGATAAGCACCCCGAGCTGCGCGACATGGTGTTCGGCAATTATACCAAGCTGGTCTATCAGTCCCAGATCAGCGATCCCGCGCTGGTGGAAAAGGCCCGCGCCTGCGCAGATCGCATGGGGCTGGAATTCGAGCACCGCCACACGGGCTATGGCGATCTGGAAACCGCGATCCGGCGCTGGGGCGCTAGGGACACGCTGGACTGA
- a CDS encoding corrinoid protein, with amino-acid sequence MSEEEDEIILAELDDEELVQQMFDDLYDGMKEEIEEGVNILLERGWAPYKILTEALVGGMTIVGADFRDGILFVPEVLLAANAMKGGMSILKPLLAETGAPRMGSMVIGTVKGDIHDIGKNLVSMMMEGAGFEVVDLGINNPVENYLEALEEHQPDILGMSALLTTTMPYMKVVIDTMVEQGKRDDYIVLVGGAPLNEEFGKAIGADAYCRDAAVAVETAKDFVARKHNQMSA; translated from the coding sequence ATGTCGGAAGAAGAAGACGAAATCATCCTGGCGGAACTGGATGACGAGGAACTCGTTCAGCAGATGTTCGACGACCTCTACGATGGAATGAAAGAAGAGATCGAAGAAGGTGTGAATATCCTTCTGGAACGCGGCTGGGCGCCCTACAAGATCCTGACCGAAGCGCTGGTCGGCGGCATGACCATTGTCGGTGCCGACTTCCGCGACGGGATCCTCTTTGTGCCCGAAGTGCTGCTGGCCGCAAACGCGATGAAGGGCGGCATGTCCATCCTGAAGCCGCTGCTGGCAGAAACCGGCGCGCCGCGCATGGGGTCGATGGTGATCGGAACGGTCAAGGGCGACATCCACGACATCGGCAAGAACCTTGTGTCGATGATGATGGAAGGCGCAGGTTTCGAAGTGGTGGATCTGGGCATCAACAACCCGGTTGAAAACTACCTGGAAGCTCTGGAAGAGCACCAGCCCGACATCCTCGGCATGTCGGCTCTGCTGACCACCACCATGCCCTATATGAAAGTGGTCATCGACACGATGGTCGAACAGGGCAAGCGGGACGATTACATCGTTCTGGTTGGCGGCGCCCCGCTGAACGAAGAGTTCGGCAAGGCCATCGGCGCAGACGCCTATTGCCGCGATGCGGCTGTTGCGGTGGAAACCGCCAAGGACTTCGTCGCGCGCAAGCACAACCAGATGAGCGCCTGA
- a CDS encoding PA0069 family radical SAM protein — translation MSIESDQPHMRRKGRASASNATGRFDLPRIAVDDGWEQEAPPEVIPTEIRQETAKSIISYNRSPDLPFDRSINPYRGCEHGCIYCFARPTHAYLGLSPGLDFETQLIARPNAAELLRKELCAKRYKVAPIAIGTNTDPYQPCERDLEITRSCLKVLRDFRHPVAIVTKGALVERDIDILSEMAALGLVRVGISVTTLDPYLSRRMEPRAPSPARRLATIRRLSEAGIPVRVMTSPIVPGLTDHEIEALLAAGAEAGADAASWIMLRLPREVSELWQEWLSLHAPGRAAKVMARLREMHGGREYDPRWGERMRGTGEYAGMIGRRFRAACKRLGLTERSEPQRCDLFARPAQAGDQLALF, via the coding sequence ATGAGTATCGAAAGCGACCAACCCCACATGCGCCGCAAAGGGCGCGCCAGTGCCAGCAATGCGACAGGCCGGTTCGATCTGCCGAGAATCGCGGTCGATGACGGCTGGGAGCAAGAGGCGCCGCCGGAGGTGATTCCCACCGAAATCCGGCAGGAAACGGCGAAATCCATCATCAGCTACAACCGCTCGCCGGATCTTCCCTTCGATCGCTCCATCAATCCGTATCGGGGCTGCGAACATGGCTGTATCTATTGTTTTGCGCGGCCCACGCATGCCTATCTGGGCCTGTCGCCGGGGCTGGATTTCGAAACCCAGCTGATCGCGCGGCCCAATGCCGCCGAGCTGCTGCGCAAGGAGCTCTGCGCGAAGCGATACAAGGTGGCGCCGATCGCCATCGGCACCAACACCGATCCCTACCAACCCTGTGAGCGGGATCTGGAGATCACCCGCAGCTGCCTGAAGGTGCTGCGGGATTTCCGGCACCCCGTGGCCATCGTCACCAAGGGAGCGCTGGTCGAGCGGGATATCGACATTCTGTCAGAGATGGCCGCGCTTGGGCTGGTACGGGTTGGCATTTCGGTCACGACGCTGGATCCGTACCTATCCCGCCGGATGGAGCCACGGGCGCCATCACCCGCCCGGCGGCTGGCCACGATCCGCCGCCTGTCGGAGGCGGGGATCCCGGTGCGGGTCATGACGTCGCCCATCGTGCCGGGATTGACCGATCACGAGATTGAGGCTCTGCTTGCTGCCGGGGCCGAGGCGGGCGCCGATGCTGCCAGCTGGATCATGCTGCGCCTGCCGCGCGAAGTGTCCGAACTCTGGCAGGAGTGGCTGTCCTTGCACGCGCCGGGCCGGGCGGCCAAGGTAATGGCCCGCCTGCGGGAGATGCATGGCGGGCGGGAATATGATCCGCGCTGGGGTGAGCGGATGCGGGGCACTGGTGAATATGCCGGAATGATCGGGCGCCGGTTTCGCGCCGCCTGCAAGCGTCTGGGCCTGACCGAGAGGTCTGAACCGCAGCGCTGCGATCTCTTTGCGCGCCCGGCGCAGGCCGGGGATCAGCTGGCGCTGTTTTGA
- a CDS encoding DUF6500 family protein: protein MRAELRQKILTVCDRKIAQKGAGVGLSFYAFFANRNDDPALLMEAATWWIETHQLDHFEKAVKVRAMVADGL from the coding sequence ATGCGCGCCGAGCTGCGTCAGAAGATCCTTACGGTCTGCGACCGTAAAATTGCTCAGAAGGGGGCCGGTGTCGGCCTGTCCTTTTATGCCTTTTTCGCCAATCGCAATGATGATCCCGCCCTGTTGATGGAGGCGGCTACCTGGTGGATCGAGACGCATCAGCTGGATCATTTCGAAAAGGCAGTGAAGGTTCGAGCCATGGTGGCGGATGGGCTTTAG
- the bmt gene encoding betaine--homocysteine S-methyltransferase, whose protein sequence is MTNTFIQLLQDKDVLLADGATGTNLFNMGLQSGDAPELWNTDEPKKIMALYQGSVDAGSDLFLTNSFGGTAARLKLHDAQGRVRELNRAAAELGREVADKAGRKIAVAGSVGPTGEIMQPVGELSHALAVEMFHEQAEALKEGGVDVLWLETISAPEEFRAAAEAFKLADMPWCGTMSFDTAGRTMMGVTSEALAQLVEEFDNPPLAFGANCGTGASDILRTVLGFSAQGTERPIISKGNAGIPKYVDGHIHYDGTPELMGEYAVMARDCGAKIIGGCCGTMPEHLRHMRAALDSRPRGDRPTLEQIVEVLGPFSSASDGTGEDAAAAGERRTRRGRRRG, encoded by the coding sequence ATGACCAACACCTTTATTCAGCTCCTGCAAGACAAAGACGTGCTGCTGGCCGACGGCGCCACCGGCACCAACCTGTTCAACATGGGCCTGCAATCGGGCGATGCGCCCGAGTTGTGGAACACCGACGAGCCGAAAAAGATCATGGCGCTTTATCAGGGTTCGGTCGATGCGGGCAGTGATCTGTTCCTGACCAACAGCTTTGGCGGCACCGCTGCCCGCCTGAAACTGCACGACGCCCAGGGCCGCGTGCGCGAGCTGAACCGCGCCGCTGCGGAACTGGGTCGCGAGGTCGCCGACAAGGCCGGGCGCAAGATCGCCGTCGCGGGCTCGGTCGGCCCCACCGGTGAAATCATGCAGCCGGTCGGAGAACTGTCGCACGCGCTGGCGGTGGAAATGTTCCACGAACAGGCCGAAGCCCTGAAAGAAGGCGGCGTCGACGTGCTCTGGCTGGAAACCATTTCCGCCCCTGAAGAATTCCGCGCCGCGGCCGAGGCGTTCAAACTCGCGGATATGCCCTGGTGCGGCACCATGAGCTTTGACACCGCCGGGCGTACCATGATGGGCGTCACCTCCGAAGCGCTGGCGCAGCTGGTCGAGGAGTTCGACAATCCGCCGCTCGCCTTTGGCGCCAATTGCGGCACCGGCGCCTCAGACATCCTGCGCACCGTGCTCGGCTTTTCGGCGCAGGGCACCGAGCGGCCGATCATCTCCAAGGGCAACGCCGGCATTCCGAAATACGTCGACGGCCACATCCATTATGACGGCACGCCCGAACTGATGGGCGAATACGCGGTGATGGCGCGCGATTGCGGCGCCAAGATCATCGGCGGCTGCTGTGGCACCATGCCCGAGCATCTGCGCCACATGCGCGCCGCGCTGGACAGCCGCCCGCGCGGTGACCGCCCCACACTGGAGCAGATCGTCGAAGTGCTTGGCCCCTTCTCCTCGGCCAGCGATGGCACCGGTGAAGATGCCGCTGCTGCCGGTGAGCGCCGCACCCGCCGGGGTCGCCGCCGCGGCTAA
- a CDS encoding phosphatidylglycerol lysyltransferase domain-containing protein — MTIHTLPLSGAGRGHLWTSLKDGFGAGFRWAAPVAMTVLCLWAFEAKLGLPSLAELGHTLAALPAWGWLGASIATAISFWALGRYDSVAHRHLQTGLDGAAARRAGMAAIAFSQTAGFGLITGTYARWRLLPGLTALHAAKITALVGFTFMATLAAIAGVALVLFPPIQGFGWIGGLLLAGFICAVAASFWFPSLRIGKLRLRWPSLIALTALMGWTLIDVVAAGTALWMLLPDTVQIAWSTLVPVYLIALGAAILSSAPGGAGPLELTVCALLPSADTGALLGALVAFRLVYYVLPAALACGMLFLPGMGRAKSSAPTDADLLGARRTPAADLPATRACAEAAIIRQNGGHVQALGLNQLAILDSPQCTVAFFDPLSGHTPEVFAPLAAYARQRNGSACFYKCGARTGTQARKAGWKILRIAQEAVVRPTTFSDSGSSHRQLRRKLRHAEKAGLKVMQAPASLPIDQMGAIDAAWQSTHGHAHGTTMGRFEPGYLAEQRVFLGWKDGRLEGFVSLHATPGEWCLDLIRIVPDAPDGTGHALVRTAIAAAALENVPRLSLAAVPDHRWAKHTDPGLRRFKSCFAPRWEPRYLASPSWPQMAVSLIELLRLVHRPGPVQPVLQTSSDDAGQTSDAENDLLDRYPAHNELEQNEIALRAAP, encoded by the coding sequence ATGACAATCCACACTCTCCCTCTTTCCGGTGCAGGCCGCGGCCACCTCTGGACGAGCCTGAAGGACGGTTTTGGCGCCGGTTTCCGGTGGGCCGCGCCTGTGGCCATGACGGTCCTGTGTCTCTGGGCCTTCGAGGCAAAACTTGGCCTTCCCTCCCTTGCCGAACTTGGTCACACACTAGCCGCCTTGCCCGCATGGGGCTGGCTGGGGGCCTCTATCGCCACTGCAATCAGTTTCTGGGCTTTGGGGCGCTACGACTCCGTGGCACACCGCCATCTGCAAACCGGCCTTGATGGCGCCGCGGCCCGCCGCGCCGGAATGGCCGCCATCGCGTTCTCACAGACAGCTGGCTTTGGGCTCATCACCGGCACCTATGCCCGCTGGCGCCTGCTGCCGGGTCTTACCGCGCTGCACGCCGCCAAGATCACTGCCCTTGTCGGGTTCACCTTCATGGCCACGCTGGCCGCTATCGCCGGGGTTGCCCTCGTGCTCTTCCCGCCAATACAGGGGTTTGGCTGGATTGGCGGGCTGTTGCTGGCCGGTTTCATCTGTGCGGTTGCGGCCAGCTTCTGGTTTCCGTCCCTGAGGATCGGAAAGCTCAGACTGCGCTGGCCTTCACTGATTGCCCTGACGGCGCTGATGGGCTGGACCCTGATCGATGTGGTGGCGGCGGGAACTGCTCTTTGGATGCTGCTGCCGGATACGGTCCAGATTGCCTGGTCAACGCTGGTGCCTGTCTATCTGATCGCCCTTGGCGCTGCGATCCTGTCCTCGGCCCCCGGTGGCGCCGGTCCTCTGGAGCTGACGGTCTGCGCCCTGCTGCCAAGCGCGGATACGGGCGCCCTCCTCGGCGCCCTCGTCGCCTTTCGCCTTGTATACTATGTGCTGCCTGCCGCGCTGGCTTGCGGCATGCTGTTCCTGCCGGGTATGGGCCGCGCGAAATCCAGCGCCCCGACCGATGCTGACCTGTTGGGCGCCCGTCGCACCCCCGCCGCAGATCTGCCCGCAACCCGCGCCTGCGCCGAAGCGGCAATCATCCGGCAGAACGGAGGCCACGTGCAGGCCCTGGGCCTCAATCAGCTTGCCATCCTTGACAGCCCGCAATGCACGGTAGCTTTCTTTGATCCCCTGTCGGGCCACACGCCCGAAGTCTTTGCCCCGCTTGCCGCCTATGCCCGGCAGCGGAATGGCTCTGCCTGTTTCTACAAATGCGGCGCCCGCACTGGGACGCAGGCCCGCAAGGCCGGATGGAAGATCCTACGCATCGCGCAAGAGGCCGTGGTCCGGCCCACCACCTTCAGTGATAGCGGCTCCTCCCACCGGCAGCTGCGCCGCAAGCTCCGCCATGCGGAAAAGGCGGGCCTCAAGGTCATGCAGGCCCCCGCCTCTCTGCCGATCGACCAGATGGGCGCCATCGACGCCGCCTGGCAGTCCACGCACGGTCACGCCCACGGCACCACCATGGGCCGGTTCGAACCGGGATATCTGGCCGAGCAGCGCGTGTTCCTTGGCTGGAAGGACGGACGGCTTGAGGGATTTGTCAGCCTGCACGCCACGCCCGGAGAGTGGTGCCTGGACCTGATCCGCATTGTGCCTGACGCGCCGGATGGCACAGGCCACGCGCTGGTGCGCACCGCGATTGCTGCCGCCGCGCTGGAAAACGTGCCACGCCTGTCGCTGGCGGCAGTGCCCGACCACCGCTGGGCCAAGCATACCGATCCGGGACTGCGCCGGTTCAAATCCTGTTTCGCGCCGCGCTGGGAGCCACGCTATCTGGCGTCGCCCAGCTGGCCGCAGATGGCTGTCTCCCTGATTGAGCTTCTGCGTCTTGTGCACCGCCCGGGTCCCGTGCAGCCAGTCCTGCAGACCAGTAGCGATGACGCAGGCCAGACTTCGGACGCAGAGAATGATCTCCTCGACCGCTATCCGGCTCATAATGAACTTGAGCAAAATGAAATTGCCCTGCGCGCCGCGCCGTGA